Proteins encoded in a region of the Flavobacterium sp. PMTSA4 genome:
- the lipB gene encoding lipoyl(octanoyl) transferase LipB, whose translation MNKNIRLFDLETKDYKETWDYQEKLFKEIVDLKLEKRNNPDIETPNYFIFVEHPHVYTLGKSGDMSNLLLSEKQLLEKGATFYKINRGGDITYHGPGQIVGYPILDLENFFTDIHKYLRFLEEVIILTLAEYNIIGTRSEGETGVWLDVGTPFARKICAMGVRASRWVTMHGFALNVNANLGYFDNIIPCGIKGKAVTSLNNELDVEKVNEEEVKDKIIKHFQNLFEAKILEKEIIL comes from the coding sequence ATGAATAAAAATATCCGCTTATTTGATTTAGAAACTAAAGATTACAAAGAAACTTGGGATTATCAAGAAAAGCTTTTCAAAGAAATAGTCGATTTAAAATTAGAGAAAAGGAATAACCCAGATATTGAAACTCCTAATTATTTTATTTTTGTAGAGCATCCGCATGTTTATACTTTAGGGAAAAGTGGAGATATGTCTAATTTGCTCTTATCTGAAAAACAACTTTTGGAAAAAGGAGCTACTTTTTATAAAATAAATCGTGGAGGCGATATTACTTATCATGGACCAGGGCAAATTGTAGGTTATCCTATTTTGGATTTAGAAAATTTTTTCACCGATATTCATAAGTATTTAAGGTTTTTAGAAGAAGTTATAATTTTAACTTTAGCTGAGTATAATATAATAGGTACACGAAGTGAAGGTGAAACGGGAGTTTGGTTAGATGTAGGAACGCCATTTGCTAGAAAAATATGTGCAATGGGAGTTCGAGCTTCACGTTGGGTAACTATGCACGGATTTGCGTTGAATGTTAATGCTAACTTAGGATATTTTGATAATATAATTCCTTGCGGTATAAAAGGTAAAGCTGTTACTTCACTAAACAATGAATTAGATGTTGAAAAAGTTAATGAAGAAGAAGTTAAAGACAAAATCATCAAACACTTTCAAAATCTTTTTGAAGCCAAAATTTTAGAAAAAGAAATTATTCTCTAA